The following coding sequences lie in one Arachis ipaensis cultivar K30076 chromosome B03, Araip1.1, whole genome shotgun sequence genomic window:
- the LOC107634641 gene encoding kelch-like protein 8 yields the protein MGSLSCLSRPMEDDFLSNYAIVAVFCPTKPTTDNKGIVPNSMELFNPSTNTWSHVTSIPGLIEGQILKAFSMVSLGDSVYIIGGLVCHKERVHVSDDSAELVDVGIHVSPNVLRYNITTNQWFHCAPLGMPRYDFACTICNNRIYVAGGKSKLASAHGISSAEVYDPSLDTWTPLPSMHILRYKCVGVTWQGKVYIIGGFTMPSLVERSSAEVYDTLAKKWDLVAGMWQLDVPPNQIVAVNDSLFSSGDCLNAWKGHVEAYDGKLWNEVEGSQKPSLSTLETNYEDWPHSQRSYLTMAPIGTQLFFLAGYKTGNDYDETERSMSLVHLFDTTRGAWRSLEPVELEGEKELCSHCCVVQLS from the coding sequence ATGGGTTCCCTCTCTTGTTTGTCAAGGCCAATGGaggatgattttctttccaattATGCAATAGTTGCTGTGTTTTGTCCTACAAAACCAACAACCGACAATAAAGGTATTGTTCCTAACTCAATGGAGCTCTTTAATCCATCCACCAACACATGGAGCCATGTGACCTCAATTCCAGGACTAATTGAAGGCCAAATCTTGAAAGCCTTTTCCATGGTCTCCTTAGGGGACTCTGTTTACATAATTGGTGGCCTAGTTTGCCACAAAGAAAGGGTTCATGTGTCTGATGACTCAGCTGAATTGGTTGATGTGGGTATCCATGTTTCACCAAATGTCCTGCGTTACAACATAACAACCAATCAATGGTTCCATTGCGCGCCACTTGGCatgccaaggtatgattttgccTGCACCATTTGCAATAACAGAATCTACGTGGCAGGGGGCAAATCCAAGCTGGCGAGCGCACACGGGATCTCGTCGGCTGAGGTGTATGATCCTAGTCTTGACACATGGACACCTTTGCCTAGTATGCATATTTTGAGATATAAATGTGTAGGGGTGACATGGCAAGGAAAAGTATATATTATTGGAGGGTTCACAATGCCTAGCCTAGTGGAGCGTAGCTCTGCTGAGGTGTACGACACGCTGGCAAAAAAGTGGGACCTCGTGGCAGGGATGTGGCAGTTGGATGTGCCACCTAATCAAATCGTGGCGGTTAATGACTCCCTTTTTAGCTCAGGGGATTGCTTGAATGCATGGAAGGGACATGTTGAGGCCTATGATGGGAAGCTTTGGAATGAAGTTGAAGGGTCACAGAAACCAAGCCTTTCCACATTGGAGACCAACTATGAGGATTGGCCTCATAGCCAAAGATCATACCTAACTATGGCCCCAATAGGGACTCAATTATTTTTCTTGGCAGGGTACAAGACAGGTAATGATTATGATGAGACAGAAAGATCGATGTCCCTTGTCCACTTGTTTGATACAACAAGGGGTGCATGGAGGAGCCTTGAGCCTGTGGAATTGGAGGGTGAGAAAGAGCTCTGTAGTCATTGTTGTGTTGTGCAACTATCATAA
- the LOC107631027 gene encoding glucose-induced degradation protein 8 homolog, which yields MSLFWIVIRELAEIEAMAASKKVITREEWEKKLNDVKIRKEDMNKLVMNFLVTEGYVEAAEKFQMESGTEPDIDLATITDRMAVKKAVQSGNVEDAIEKVNDLNPEILDTNPQLFFHLQQQRLIELIRNGKVEEALEFAQEELAPRGEENQSFLEDLERTVALLAFEDVSNCPIGELLDISQRLKTASEVNAAILTSQSHEKDPKLPSLLKMLIWAQKELDEKAAYPHINDLSKAVLEDPAI from the exons ATGTCACTATTCTGGATTGTGATTCGTGAGCTCGCAGAAATCGAGGCAatg GCTGCATCAAAGAAGGTGATAACAAGAGAAGAGTGGGAGAAGAAGCTTAATGATGTGAAGATCAGGAAAGAAGACATGAATAAATTGGTCATGAATTTCCTTGTGACTGAGGGTTATGTTGAAGCTGCTGAGAAATTCCAGATGGAGTCTGGAACTGAAC CAGACATAGATCTCGCAACAATCACTGATCGCATGGCTGTTAAGAAGGCAGTACAAAGTGGTAATGTTGAGGACGCAATTGAAAAAGTGAATGACCTAAATCCGGAG ATACTAGATACAAATCCACAACTATTTTTCCATCTCCAACAACAGCGGCTGATAGAACTGATTCGGAATGGAAAAGTAGAAGAAGCTCTAGAGTTTGCCCAGGAGGAGCTTGCCCCAAGGGGGGAGGAAAAT CAAAGCTTCTTAGAAGATTTGGAGAGGACTGTTGCACTTCTTGCCTTTGAAGATGTCTCTAACTGTCCTATTGGAGAGCTTCTTGATATATCACAGCGTCTAAAGACGGCAAGTGAGGTGAATGCTGCCATCCTTACAAGCCAGAGTCATGAAAAAG ATCCTAAACTTCCAAGCTTGTTGAAGATGTTGATATGGGCCCAAAAAGAGTTGGATGAGAAAGCTGCTTATCCTCACATTAATGATCTATCCAAGGCTGTACTAGAAGACCCTGCTATTTGA